One window from the genome of Eucalyptus grandis isolate ANBG69807.140 chromosome 7, ASM1654582v1, whole genome shotgun sequence encodes:
- the LOC120295281 gene encoding LOW QUALITY PROTEIN: plant UBX domain-containing protein 2 (The sequence of the model RefSeq protein was modified relative to this genomic sequence to represent the inferred CDS: inserted 3 bases in 3 codons; deleted 2 bases in 1 codon) — translation MDDVKDKVKGFMKKVNNPFSGASSTGKFKGQGRVLGSSSSGPTNPIPARPPPQSVQSQPNPPPQVSNPRPSQPPKAAVPDRGKLVSARNAEPDRKPVNGFDPFGSLITTGKRSQNGYSLNIVECPICNRSFQSEEEVSEHVDSCVAESRVEYDNEVGAQGLPSDEAEGRSELEACVGTFVSAKPPESSVDVVLKLFRNIAREPENAKFRRVRLSNPKIKEAIGDVAGGVELLEFVGFQLKEEDGEMWAMMDQPGEEQIRLVNRAVVLLEPKKFEESKKIDDAPAVVPSIVDKPMEKEKIDRQIQVFFSVPENIAAKIELPASFYNLSMDEVRREAEMRKKKMAESQLLIPKSYREKQLKAGRKXYTRTIIRVQFXDGVVLQGVFAPWELTGSLYEFVNSALKDPXLEFELMHPVLIKRRVIPHSPEPGQRATTLDDEDLVPSALIKFRPVETDSVVFTGLRNELLEISEPLQ, via the exons ATGGACGACGTGAAAGATAAAGTCAAGGGGTTCATGAAGAAAGTCAACAACCCTTTCTCCGGCGCCTCCTCCACCGGCAAATTCAAGGGCCAAGGCAGAGTCTTGGGCTCGTCTTCGTCTGGTCCCACCAATCCGATCCCTGCACGCCCTCCTCCTCAATCCGTCCAGAGTCAGCCGAATCCA CCACCTCAAGTCAGTAATCCTAGACCTTCTCAGCCCCCTAAAGCCGCTGTTCCCGATCGGGGCAAGCTCGTCTCCGCGCGTAATGCGGAGCCGGATCGGAAGCCGGTAAACGGGTTCGATCCGTTCGGTTCTCTTATCACTACTGGGAAGAGATCTCAGAATGGGTATTCATTGAACATTGTGGAGTGCCCCATTTGCAATAGATCTTTCCAGTCTGAAGAGGAAGTTTCTGAACATGTGGATAGCTGTGTTGCTGAAAGTCGGGTCGAGTATGATAATGAAGTCGGTGCGCAGGGTTTGCCAAGTGATGAAGCGGAGGGGAGGAGTGAACTGGAGGCCTGCGTTGGCACTTTTGTGTCAGCGAAGCCGCCGGAGAGTTCGGTCGATGTCGTGCTTAAGTTGTTTAGGAATATAGCTAGGGAACCGGAAAATGCAAAGTTTAGGAGGGTAAGATTGAGCAATCCTAAGATTAAGGAAGCAATTGGAGATGTTGCAGGAGGGGTTGAGTTGTTGGAGTTTGTCGGGTTCCAGTTAAAAGAAGAGGATGGGGAGATGTGGGCCATGATGGATCAACCTGGCGAGGAGCAAATACGGTTAGTTAATAGGGCTGTGGTTTTACTGGAACCGAAGAAGTttgaagaaagtaaaaagattgaTGATGCCCCTGCAGTGGTCCCTTCCATAGTCGACAAACCAATGGAAAAGGAGAAGATTGATAGGCAG ATTCAGGTGTTCTTTTCCGTGCCGGAAAATATAGCGGCGAAAATTGAGCTACCGGCTTCTTTCTATAATCTTTCAATGGATGAGGTGAGACGAGAAGcagagatgaggaagaagaagatggcggAGTCTCAGCTTTTGATCCCCAAGTCATACAGGGAAAAGCAGCTGAAGGCCGGAAGGA AGTACACCAGAACCATCATCCGTGTTCAGT CAGATGGTGTGGTTCTTCAAGGTGTCTTTGCTCCTTGGGAGCTAACAGGTTCTTTATATGAG TTTGTAAACTCAGCTCTCAAGGACC GCCTGGAGTTCGAGCTGATGCATCCCGTGCTCATCAAACGGCGAGTGATCCCACATTCCCCTGAGCCCGGCCAAAGAGCGACAACTCTCGATGACGAGGATCTGGTCCCTTCGGCTCTCATCAAGTTCAGACCCGTTGAAACTGATTCCGTGGTCTTCACCGGACTCCGGAACGAACTCCTCGAAATCAGTGAACCCCTTCAGTAG
- the LOC104453667 gene encoding LOW QUALITY PROTEIN: plant UBX domain-containing protein 2 (The sequence of the model RefSeq protein was modified relative to this genomic sequence to represent the inferred CDS: inserted 1 base in 1 codon) codes for MDDVKDKVKGFMKKVNNPFSGASSTGKFKGQGRVLGSSSSGPTNPIPARPPPQSVQSQPNPPPPQVSNPRPSQPPKAAVPDRGKLVSARNAEPDRKPVNGFDPFGSLITTGKRSQNGYSLNIVECPICNRSFQSEEEVSEHVDSCVAESRVEYDNEVGAQGLPSDEAEGRSELEACVGTFVSAKPPESSVDVVLKLFRNIAREPENAKFRRVRLSNPKIKEAIGDVAGXVELLEFVGFQLKEEDGEMWAMMDQPGEEQIRLVNRAVVLLEPKKFEESKRLMMPCSGPSIVDKPMEKERSIGRFIRVFFSVPENIAAKIELPASFYNLSMDEVRREAEMRKKKMAESQLLIPKSYREKQLKAGRKRYTRTIIRVQFPDGVVLQGVFAPWELTGSLYEFVNSALKDPCLEFELMHPVLIKRRVIPHSPEPGQRATTLDDEDLVPSALIKFRPVETDSVVFTGLRNELLEISEPLQ; via the exons ATGGACGACGTGAAAGATAAAGTCAAGGGGTTCATGAAGAAAGTCAACAACCCTTTCTCCGGCGCCTCCTCCACCGGCAAATTCAAGGGCCAAGGCAGAGTCTTGGGCTCGTCTTCGTCTGGTCCCACCAATCCGATCCCTGCACGCCCTCCTCCTCAATCCGTCCAGAGTCAGCCGAATCCACCCCCACCTCAAGTCAGTAATCCTAGACCTTCTCAGCCCCCTAAAGCCGCTGTTCCCGATCGGGGCAAGCTCGTCTCCGCGCGTAATGCGGAGCCGGATCGGAAGCCGGTTAACGGGTTCGATCCGTTCGGTTCTCTTATCACTACTGGGAAGAGATCTCAGAATGGGTATTCATTGAACATTGTGGAGTGCCCCATTTGCAATAGATCTTTCCAGTCTGAAGAGGAAGTTTCTGAACATGTGGATAGCTGTGTTGCTGAAAGTCGGGTCGAGTATGATAATGAAGTCGGTGCGCAGGGTTTGCCAAGTGATGAAGCGGAGGGGAGGAGTGAACTGGAGGCCTGCGTTGGCACTTTTGTGTCAGCGAAGCCGCCGGAGAGTTCGGTCGATGTCGTGCTTAAGTTGTTTAGGAATATAGCTAGGGAACCGGAAAATGCAAAGTTTAGAAGGGTAAGATTGAGCAATCCTAAGATTAAGGAAGCAATTGGAGATGTTGCAG GGGTTGAGTTGTTGGAGTTTGTCGGGTTCCAGTTAAAAGAAGAGGATGGGGAGATGTGGGCCATGATGGATCAACCTGGCGAGGAGCAAATACGGTTAGTTAATAGGGCTGTGGTTTTACTGGAACCGAAGAAGTTTGAAGAAAGTAAAAGATTGATGATGCCCTGCAGTGGTCCTTCCATAGTCGACAAACCAATGGAAAAGGAGAGATCGATAGGCAGGTTT ATTCGGGTGTTCTTTTCCGTGCCAGAAAATATAGCGGCGAAAATTGAGCTACCGGCTTCTTTCTATAATCTTTCAATGGATGAGGTGAGACGAGAAGcagagatgaggaagaagaagatggcggAGTCTCAGCTTTTGATCCCCAAGTCATACAGGGAAAAGCAGCTGAAGGCCGGAAGGAAGAGGTACACCAGAACCATCATCCGTGTTCAGTTTCCAGATGGTGTGGTTCTTCAAGGTGTCTTTGCTCCTTGGGAGCTAACAGGTTCTTTATATGAG TTTGTAAACTCAGCTCTCAAGGACCCCTGCCTGGAGTTCGAGCTGATGCATCCCGTGCTCATCAAACGGCGAGTGATCCCACATTCCCCTGAGCCCGGCCAAAGAGCGACAACTCTCGATGACGAGGATCTGGTCCCTTCGGCTCTCATCAAGTTCAGACCCGTTGAAACTGATTCCGTGGTCTTCACCGGACTCCGGAACGAACTCCTCGAAATCAGTGAACCCCTTCAGTAG
- the LOC104453668 gene encoding protein TIFY 6B: MERDFLGLSSRETLSVVKEEAGREACGDSSGLNNGSSGMRWPFLNKVSAVPHLMSVKAAQDEKTKKVSEPIVSSGSTHIPVADVYDSSRRRTVVEVQSSFNRHRQGGSQFPLTSYPQQTHPRDARALPLSNQGIPTLIGEPFFKTHFTATGQAVPGGMITQKLPGGVLVSAPNSDHLTTASTMGTAEPWKTIKPTVPPSQLTIFYAGTVNVYDDISPEKAQAIMLLAKNGASMASKTSQAKCFVQVPTTANMAGDHVDLNQPTTQPFSSLSSPLSVSSHPAPQSRGGPTGRDESKEGNAKGVGTPSKLDAPKMVSVMGSIAATTMVPSAIPQARKASLARFLEKRKERVMSVAPYNLSKNSPEHATSHSTVIDRSPALAMDNGSPL; the protein is encoded by the exons atggagagagactTCTTGGGTCTGAGCTCGAGAGAAACGTTGAGCGTCGTGAAGGAAGAGGCTGGCAGGGAGGCCTGCGGAGACTCATCCG GATTGAACAATGGTTCATCAGGAATGCGATGGCCATTCTTGAACAAGGTCTCTGCAGTTCCTCATCTGATGTCCGTTAAGGCTGCTCAggatgaaaagaccaaaaaggtCAGCGAACCGATTGTCTCTTCTGGATCAACGCACATCCCAGTTGCAGATGTGTATGATTCGAGTCGAAGACGTACTGTTGTCGAAGTACAG AGTTCCTTCAATCGTCACAGACAAGGTGGCTCACAGTTTCCGCTGACATCTTATCCTCAACAAACTCATCCCCGGGATGCGAGGGCACTTCCCCTCTCAAATCAGGGAATTCCCACCTTAATAGGTGAGCCTTTCTTCAAGACTCACTTCACTGCCACTGGACAGGCTGTACCAGGTGGTATGATCACGCAAAAGCTACCAGGAGGTGTTCTTGTTTCTGCCCCAAATTCAGACCACCTTACCACTGCTTCAACAATGGGAACCGCTGAACCATG GAAAACTATCAAGCCTACTGTGCCTCCTTCTCAATTGACCATTTTCTACGCGGGTACTGTAAATGTTTATGATGATATCTCACCTGAAAAG GCCCAAGCAATCATGCTCCTTGCCAAGAATGGGGCTTCAATGGCTTCTAAGACGTCACAGGCAAAATGCTTTGTTCAAGTGCCTACCACAGCCAACATGGCTGGGGATCACGTAGATCTGAACCAGCCTACTACGCAACCCTTCTCTAGCCTCTCGAGTCCATTATCAGTATCATCACATCCAGCTCCTCAATCACGGGGTGGACCAACTGGCAGGGATGAATCAAAGGAAGGAAATGCTAAAGGAGTTGGCACTCCAAGCAAATTGGACGCCCCAAAGATGGTCAGTGTCATGGGATCTATTGCCGCAACGACCATGGTCCCATCGG CCATCCCACAGGCTAGGAAAGCATCCTTAGCTCGGTTTTTGGAGAAGCGCAAAGAAAG GGTGATGAGCGTGGCACCTTACAACCTCAGCAAGAACTCTCCAGAGCATGCCACCTCGCACTCAACCGTTATTGATCGCTCTCCAGCTCTTGCGATGGACAACGGGAGTCCTCTCTGA